One window from the genome of Geminocystis sp. M7585_C2015_104 encodes:
- the menB gene encoding 1,4-dihydroxy-2-naphthoyl-CoA synthase yields the protein MTVDWQKVKEYEDILYYKWEGIAKIVINRPHKRNAFRPKTIVELYDAFCDAREDQKIGVILFTGAGPHTDGKYAFCAGGDQSVRGKGGYLDEEGVPRLNVLDLQRLIRSIPKVVIALVAGYAIGGGHVLHVICDLTIAADNAIFGQTGPKVGSFDGGFGASYLARIVGQKKAREIWYLCRQYNAQQALEMGLVNAVVPVEQLEEEGIKWAKEILEKSPIAIRCLKAAFNADCDGQVGLQELAGNATLLYYMTEEGNEGKQAFLEKRPPNFRNYPWLP from the coding sequence ATGACAGTAGACTGGCAGAAGGTTAAGGAATACGAAGACATCTTGTATTACAAGTGGGAAGGAATTGCCAAGATAGTAATAAACAGACCTCACAAGCGTAATGCGTTCCGACCCAAGACTATAGTTGAACTGTATGATGCCTTTTGTGACGCCAGAGAAGACCAGAAAATAGGGGTAATTTTGTTTACTGGTGCTGGCCCCCACACGGATGGGAAATATGCCTTTTGTGCTGGGGGGGATCAATCCGTCCGTGGCAAGGGTGGTTATTTAGACGAGGAGGGGGTGCCCCGTTTGAATGTCTTGGATTTACAAAGATTAATACGGAGCATCCCCAAGGTAGTAATAGCCCTAGTGGCAGGATATGCCATTGGCGGCGGTCATGTGCTACACGTGATTTGTGATCTAACTATCGCGGCAGACAATGCCATTTTTGGGCAAACGGGGCCAAAGGTGGGGAGTTTTGACGGGGGTTTTGGTGCTAGCTATCTAGCCCGTATTGTGGGACAGAAAAAGGCTAGAGAGATATGGTATTTGTGTCGTCAATACAACGCCCAACAGGCACTAGAAATGGGGCTGGTGAATGCGGTGGTGCCGGTGGAACAGTTAGAGGAGGAGGGGATCAAATGGGCCAAGGAGATTCTGGAAAAAAGCCCCATTGCCATTCGCTGTCTCAAGGCAGCCTTTAATGCTGATTGTGACGGACAGGTGGGCCTACAGGAATTAGCGGGAAATGCGACCCTTCTTTACTA
- the cobA gene encoding uroporphyrinogen-III C-methyltransferase — MNSGQLVGKVYLVGAGPGDPGLLTVKGKTLLEMADVVIYDALVSAEILALINPKAEKINVGKRRGRHSLLQEDITRLLVEKAHQHAIVVRLKGGDPFVFGRGGEEMADLVAAGIPVEVVPGVTSGIAAPAYVGIPVTHRNYSSSVTLITGHEAAGKYRPQVNWQALAQGSETLVVYMGLHNLPQIIARLKEGGLKGDTEIALIRWGTTPQQEELYGCLDDIVQKVQDTGFSAPAIAIIGPVVSLRHQLAPTRPMVY; from the coding sequence ATGAACAGTGGGCAATTGGTGGGGAAAGTATATCTAGTAGGGGCAGGACCAGGAGATCCAGGCCTTTTGACCGTCAAAGGAAAAACCCTCTTGGAAATGGCAGATGTGGTCATATATGATGCCTTGGTGAGTGCCGAGATATTAGCTCTGATTAATCCTAAGGCAGAGAAAATCAATGTGGGCAAAAGAAGAGGAAGACACTCTCTGTTACAAGAAGATATCACCCGACTGTTGGTGGAGAAGGCCCATCAACATGCTATTGTGGTACGGTTGAAAGGGGGAGATCCCTTCGTTTTTGGCCGGGGAGGCGAGGAAATGGCCGACTTGGTGGCCGCTGGGATCCCCGTAGAAGTAGTACCAGGTGTAACCTCGGGTATTGCTGCTCCGGCTTATGTAGGTATTCCAGTAACTCACCGTAACTATAGTTCTTCAGTGACCTTGATCACCGGCCACGAGGCGGCTGGAAAATACCGTCCACAGGTGAATTGGCAGGCTTTGGCTCAAGGGTCAGAAACATTGGTAGTTTATATGGGGCTACATAACTTGCCCCAGATTATAGCCCGGCTGAAAGAGGGAGGGTTAAAGGGAGATACGGAAATTGCCCTCATTCGTTGGGGCACCACCCCCCAACAGGAAGAGTTATACGGCTGTCTGGATGATATTGTCCAAAAGGTGCAAGATACGGGTTTTTCCGCACCAGCTATTGCCATAATTGGCCCAGTGGTTTCCCTTAGACACCAGTTAGCCCCTACCCGCCCAATGGTATATTAG